The region GTAACTGCCCTTCCACCACCAGTATCACGTAGTCGGCGGGCTGATGCGTCGCCGCGTAACGATGATAATCGCGCAAGCGCGCGCCCGCGCGGATACGCAAAAGCCCCAAGCCCTCCGCCACATCGCGGCGCGCGGCGTAGAGCTTGTCGCCCACACCATGGTGCTGTACCCGCGGATCCACCATCACCTCGGCGCCATAGAGCGTGCGGCCTTTGGGATCGTGATTGGTAAAAGCGCCGTCGGCGGTGAAGCGCTCCCAGCTGTCAAGCATCTTGTAGTCTTCCCAGCTCACCACCAGGCTGGCGCACATCCCCACCACGTGCTCATCCGCGCCCTGCAGCGCTACGAACTGTCCGTCGGGAAAAACCTTGCGGTGCGAGGCGAGTTGCTCCGGCGTCCACGGCGCCGTATCGGGATAGGTGACGCGGCAAAGCTCGATGATCTGGGAAAAGTGCTTAGGCTGGGTGTTGACGACGCGGACTTCATCCCCGGAAACGGTCATATGTGGCGCAAATGTATTCTGGGTCGCGGGCGAATACAAGCCGCTTTGGATCACTGGTCTTCGAATATTGGCCTTCGAATATTGTCCCGAATCCCGTTGACCCCTTCGTGCGCTGCTTCTATGCTTCGCGCGCCTCCACGAAAGGAAAAATGACGCGCCGCCTCGCACTCCTGTTTCTCGTCGTCTGCTTCGGCCTCGCGCTGTCGCTGGAAGCGCAGTCCGCGCCGGCCGCTCCCGCCGACAATCTCCAACTCG is a window of Acidobacteriota bacterium DNA encoding:
- a CDS encoding GNAT family N-acetyltransferase; amino-acid sequence: MTVSGDEVRVVNTQPKHFSQIIELCRVTYPDTAPWTPEQLASHRKVFPDGQFVALQGADEHVVGMCASLVVSWEDYKMLDSWERFTADGAFTNHDPKGRTLYGAEVMVDPRVQHHGVGDKLYAARRDVAEGLGLLRIRAGARLRDYHRYAATHQPADYVILVVEGQLHDPTLSFQLREGFHVVAVVPHYLSDDPESMGYAAVIEWLNPLLVKAEHVKGRPTAFLRHELKAEASSAS